A single Glycine soja cultivar W05 chromosome 14, ASM419377v2, whole genome shotgun sequence DNA region contains:
- the LOC114382939 gene encoding uncharacterized protein LOC114382939, with product MGFSKEEKSKRVWRGVKVVFFLITMVISLLLFSAPVLLVIADALVPSALLSAFSPSSLFSHFDNYDFGYSLIDIPLLSMARSLVILCVYSFCDGQRLSHGPYLGVTMLCSVMSLMFVCLKAVYVFSLNTSVDERRGSGYDRSSQIALFVWSCALAVGHVVVAYRTSCRERRKLLVYKIDIEAISAFKNGYSKILREERVK from the exons ATGGGGTTTtcaaaggaagagaaatccaaaaGGGTGTGGAGAGGTGTGAAGGTTGTGTTCTTCTTGATCACCATGGTTATATCACTGCTTCTTTTCTCTGCCCCGGTTCTCTTGGTTATTGCCGATGCACTTGTTCCTTCAGCTCTACTCTCAGCTTTTTCACCatcttctctcttctcccatTTTGACAACTACGATTTTGGATACTCTCTCATTGACATACCTCTATTATCTATGGCACGATCACTTGTCATCTTAT GTGTGTATAGTTTTTGCGATGGGCAAAGGCTTTCACATGGACCTTATTTGGGGGTCACCATGTTGTGCTCAGTGAtgtctttgatgtttgtttgctTGAAAGCTGTTTACGTGTTTAGCTTAAACACAAGTGTTGATGAAAGAAGAGGGTCAGGGTATGATAGAAGTTCCCAAATAGCTCTGTTCGTGTGGTCGTGTGCTTTGGCAGTGGGGCATGTCGTTGTTGCCTACAGAACAAGTTGCAGAGAAAGAAGGAAGCTTCTCGTCTACAAGATTGACATTGAAGCT ATTTCAGCTTTCAAGAATGGGTATTCGAAGATTCTTCGGGAAGAAAGAGTCAAATGA
- the LOC114384300 gene encoding protein EARLY FLOWERING 4-like: MDGDSSRRSSTTEDDGHPAVWEAFNESLSEVPSVLDRNRLLIEQVNENQHSRLRDNMVKNVSLIRSSAATSPRLSLSTPISPPPWNNNNTPRTPPPTPHVTNHDTSRDFNGSASSVSIHVIFF, translated from the coding sequence ATGGACGGAGACTCCTCCCGCCGCTCTTCCACAACCGAAGACGACGGCCACCCTGCGGTGTGGGAAGCGTTCAACGAAAGCCTCAGTGAGGTGCCGTCGGTGTTGGACCGTAACCGACTCCTGATCGAGCAGGTCAACGAGAACCAACACTCCAGGCTCCGCGACAACATGGTAAAAAACGTGTCCCTCATCAGGAGCTCAGCGGCAACATCTCCAAGGTTGTCGCTCTCAACTCCAATTTCTCCGCCGCCttggaacaacaacaacactccAAGAACTCCGCCGCCAACGCCGCATGTGACGAATCATGACACGTCACGTGACTTTAATGGCTCTGCTTCCTCTGTGTCcattcatgtaatttttttctga
- the LOC114383504 gene encoding phosphoinositide phospholipase C 6-like isoform X2 has protein sequence MGNNMATYNKYKSFLFFIRKFKVTEPVSPQDLEEAFSKFTGGGSHMSADELHRFLVEHQGEEDYTLLDSEKVVEKVLKERKRCQESVKVDQNREHEITLDELFRFLLHDDSNGPLKAEVHHDMGAPLSHYFIYTGHNSYLTGNQLSSDCSEEPIIKALKRGVRVIELDLWPTYNKHDIKVDHGWTLTNPASVIKCLESIKEYGFVASQYPVIITIEDHLTTDLRAKFAEMATQIFGEMLFYPGTDCSCLTEFPSPESLKNRVIISTKPPKERFKSNRIKDNPMLNESDSSEEETWGNESPDSNKNEVETEDTNGSDRDEGNVSACECDHKPYQECSPDYKHIITIHNTKLKGCMKDKLKTDGEVRRLSWSEKTLEKASESHGTDILRFTQKNILRVYPSAMRVKSSNFKPHIGWMYGAQMVACNMQGLGKSLWLMQGMFRANGGCGYVKKPQFLMEKHQCDNEFDPTRIQSVKKKTLKVKVYMGHGWSSDFSPTHFDKCSPPDFYTKVRIVGMPADVAKKKTKVMMDDWFPVWDEEFEFSLIVPELALLLIQVKDKDPGKDDFAGQTCLPVSELKHGFRSVPLYNKKGEKFKSVKLLMRFQFE, from the exons ATGGGAAATAACATGGCAACATACAAcaaatacaaaagtttcttGTTCTTTATCAGAAAGTTCAAGGTCACCGAGCCAGTTTCACCTCAGGACCTTGAGGAGGCGTTTTCAAAGTTCACCGGAGGAGGTTCCCACATGTCTGCGGACGAGCTCCACCGTTTCCTGGTGGAGCACCAGGGTGAAGAAGACTACACGTTATTGGATTCGGAGAAAGTTGTTGAGAAGGTtctgaaagagagaaagagatgtCAAGAAAGTGTTAAGGTTGATCAAAATAGAGAACATGAGATCACCCTTGATGAGCTCTTCCGTTTTTTGCTTCATGATGATTCCAACGGTCCCTTGAAAGCCGAG GTACATCATGATATGGGTGCTCCATTGTCACATTATTTCATATATACAGGCCATAACTCCTATTTGACGGGGAATCAGCTCAGCAGTGACTGCAGTGAAGAACCAATCATAAAGGCTTTGAAAAGAGGCGTGCGTGTTATTGAACTTGATTTATGGCCAACATACAATAAGCATGATATTAAAGTAGATCATGGATG GACTCTCACAAACCCTGCTTCAGTTATCAAATGTCTAGAGTCCATAAAGGAATATGGTTTTGTTGCATCTCAATACCCGGTGATCATAACTATAGAAGACCATCTTACAACAGATCTTCGAGCTAAATTTGCAGAA ATGGCAACTCAAATATTTGGGGAAATGCTTTTTTACCCTGGGACAGATTGCTCTTGCTTAACAGAATTCCCTTCCCCGGAATCACTAAAAAATCGAGTTATTATATCAACGAAACCTCCGAAAGAACGTTTTAAGTCCAACCGTATCAAGGACAATCCTATGCTGAATGAAAGTGATTCATCTGAAGAAGAAACATGGGGAAATGAATCTCCAGACTCTAACAAGAACGAAGTGGAGACTGAGGACACC AATGGAAGCGATCGTGATGAGGGAAATGTAAGTGCATGTGAATGTGACCATAAACCATATCAGGAGTGTTCACCTGATTACAAACACATAATTACTATCCATAATACGAAGCTCAAGGGATGCATGAAGGATAAATTGAAAACAGACGGTGAAGTTAGACGCCTAAGTTGGAGTGAGAAGACCCTTGAAAAGGCTTCAGAATCTCATGGAACAGATATTCTTAG GTTCACACAGAAAAATATCCTCAGGGTTTACCCAAGTGCAATGCGTGTCAAATCCTCAAATTTCAAGCCACATATTGGGTGGATGTACGGGGCTCAAATGGTTGCATGCAATATGCAG GGGCTTGGCAAATCGCTCTGGTTGATGCAGGGTATGTTCAGGGCAAATGGAGGCTGTGGTTATGTAAAGAAGCCTCAATTTCTAATGGAGAAGCATCAATGTGACAATGAGTTTGATCCTACAAGGATACAGTCAGTGAAGAAGAAGACATTAAAG GTAAAAGTATACATGGGACACGGTTGGAGCTCAGATTTCAGTCCTACACACTTTGACAAATGCTCCCCGCCGGACTTTTACACTAAG GTCCGTATTGTTGGAATGCCAGCTGATGTtgcaaagaagaaaacaaaggttATGATGGATGATTGGTTTCCTGTTTGGGATGAAGAatttgaattctctttaattgttCCAGAGCTTGCATTGCTTCTGATACAAGTAAAGGACAAAGATCCTGGAAAGGATGACTTTGCTGGACAGACATGTTTGCCAGTGTCAGAGCTAAAACATGGATTTCGTTCAGTCCCTTTATATAACAAAAAGGGTGAGAAATTTAAATCTGTAAAGCTGTTGATGCGGTTTCAGTTTGAATGA
- the LOC114382937 gene encoding cytochrome P450 90A1-like, giving the protein MASFIIIPLLLLFISAVHLFLHRRSRCRRLRLPPGTLGLPFVGETLQLISAYKSDNPEPFMDQRVKRYGPIFTTHVFGEPTVFSADPETNRFILLNEGKLFECSYPGSISNLLGKHSLLLMKGSLHKRMHSLTMSFANSSIIKDHLLVDIDRLIRLNLDSWSDRVLLMEEAKKITFELTVKQLMSFDPGEWTETLRKEYVLVIEGFFSVPLPLFSSTYRRAIKARTKVAEALTLVVRERRKESVMGEKKNDMLGALLASGYHFSDEEIVDFMLALLVAGYETTSTIMTLAVKFLTETPLALAQLKEEHDQIRAKKSCPEAPLEWTDYKSMAFTQCVVNETLRVANIIGAIFRRAMTDINIKGYTIPKGWRVVASFRAVHLNPDHYKDARTFNPWRWQSNSEASSPSNVYTPFGGGPRLCPGYELARVVLSVFLHRIVTRYSWFPAEEDKLVFFPTTRTQKRYPIIVKRREESRLSKSP; this is encoded by the exons ATGGCATCTTTCATCATCATACCACTCCTCCTTCTTTTCATCTCCGCCGTCCATCTCTTCCTCCACCGCCGGTCCCGCTGCCGGCGCCTCCGCCTACCGCCGGGGACGCTCGGACTCCCCTTTGTTGGTGAAACCTTACAGCTCATATCAGCTTATAAAAGTGACAACCCGGAACCCTTCATGGACCAGCGCGTGAAACGCTACGGTCCAATCTTCACCACCCACGTGTTCGGCGAACCCACCGTTTTCTCGGCCGACCCGGAAACGAACCGGTTCATTTTGTTGAACGAAGGGAAATTGTTCGAATGTAGCTATCCCGGTTCGATATCGAACCTCCTCGGGAAACACTCTCTGCTCCTCATGAAGGGCTCTCTCCACAAGAGAATGCACTCCCTCACCATGAGCTTCGCCAACTCCTCCATCATCAAAGACCATTTATTGGTCGACATAGACCGCCTCATCCGGCTCAATCTGGATTCCTGGTCCGACCGGGTTCTTCTGATGGAAGAAGCCAAGAAG ATAACGTTTGAGTTGACAGTGAAGCAGCTGATGAGCTTTGATCCAGGTGAATGGACTGAGACTCTAAGGAAAGAGTACGTGCTTGTGATTGAAGGATTTTTCTCAGTCCCTTTGCCTCTCTTCTCAAGTACCTACCGTAGAGCCATTAAG gCTAGGACGAAGGTGGCAGAGGCATTAACATTGGTAGTGAgggagagaagaaaagaaagcgtAATGGGGGAGAAAAAGAATGACATGCTGGGGGCATTGTTGGCCTCCGGCTACCACTTTTCCGACGAGGAAATAGTCGATTTTATGTTGGCTTTGCTCGTCGCCGGCTATGAAACCACCTCTACAATAATGACTCTTGCCGTCAAGTTCCTCACCGAGACTCCTCTAGCATTGGCACAACTCAAG GAAGAGCATGATCAAATCAGAGCCAAGAAGAGTTGCCCAGAGGCACCACTGGAGTGGACAGATTATAAGTCAATGGCATTTACTCAATGT GTTGTGAATGAGACTTTGAGGGTGGCAAACATAATAGGTGCGATATTCAGGAGAGCAATGACAGACATCAACATAAAAG GTTACACTATCCCAAAGGGATGGAGGGTCGTTGCTTCATTTCGTGCGGTACATCTAAACCCTGACCATTACAAAGATGCCCGCACCTTCAATCCATGGCGATGGCAg AGTAACTCAGAAGCAAGTAGCCCTTCGAATGTATATACCCCTTTTGGAGGAGGTCCACGTCTATGCCCTGGGTATGAGCTAGCCAGAGTGGTGCTCTCTGTCTTCCTTCACCGCATTGTCACCCGTTATAG TTGGTTTCCAGCAGAAGAAGATAAGTTGGTGTTTTTCCCAACCACTAGGACTCAGAAGAGGTATCCTATCATAGTGAAGCGTAGAGAGGAGTCCAGACTAAGTAAATCGCCATGA
- the LOC114383504 gene encoding phosphoinositide phospholipase C 6-like isoform X1, producing MGNNMATYNKYKSFLFFIRKFKVTEPVSPQDLEEAFSKFTGGGSHMSADELHRFLVEHQGEEDYTLLDSEKVVEKVLKERKRCQESVKVDQNREHEITLDELFRFLLHDDSNGPLKAEVHHDMGAPLSHYFIYTGHNSYLTGNQLSSDCSEEPIIKALKRGVRVIELDLWPTYNKHDIKVDHGWTLTNPASVIKCLESIKEYGFVASQYPVIITIEDHLTTDLRAKFAEMATQIFGEMLFYPGTDCSCLTEFPSPESLKNRVIISTKPPKERFKSNRIKDNPMLNESDSSEEETWGNESPDSNKNEVETEDTQNGSDRDEGNVSACECDHKPYQECSPDYKHIITIHNTKLKGCMKDKLKTDGEVRRLSWSEKTLEKASESHGTDILRFTQKNILRVYPSAMRVKSSNFKPHIGWMYGAQMVACNMQGLGKSLWLMQGMFRANGGCGYVKKPQFLMEKHQCDNEFDPTRIQSVKKKTLKVKVYMGHGWSSDFSPTHFDKCSPPDFYTKVRIVGMPADVAKKKTKVMMDDWFPVWDEEFEFSLIVPELALLLIQVKDKDPGKDDFAGQTCLPVSELKHGFRSVPLYNKKGEKFKSVKLLMRFQFE from the exons ATGGGAAATAACATGGCAACATACAAcaaatacaaaagtttcttGTTCTTTATCAGAAAGTTCAAGGTCACCGAGCCAGTTTCACCTCAGGACCTTGAGGAGGCGTTTTCAAAGTTCACCGGAGGAGGTTCCCACATGTCTGCGGACGAGCTCCACCGTTTCCTGGTGGAGCACCAGGGTGAAGAAGACTACACGTTATTGGATTCGGAGAAAGTTGTTGAGAAGGTtctgaaagagagaaagagatgtCAAGAAAGTGTTAAGGTTGATCAAAATAGAGAACATGAGATCACCCTTGATGAGCTCTTCCGTTTTTTGCTTCATGATGATTCCAACGGTCCCTTGAAAGCCGAG GTACATCATGATATGGGTGCTCCATTGTCACATTATTTCATATATACAGGCCATAACTCCTATTTGACGGGGAATCAGCTCAGCAGTGACTGCAGTGAAGAACCAATCATAAAGGCTTTGAAAAGAGGCGTGCGTGTTATTGAACTTGATTTATGGCCAACATACAATAAGCATGATATTAAAGTAGATCATGGATG GACTCTCACAAACCCTGCTTCAGTTATCAAATGTCTAGAGTCCATAAAGGAATATGGTTTTGTTGCATCTCAATACCCGGTGATCATAACTATAGAAGACCATCTTACAACAGATCTTCGAGCTAAATTTGCAGAA ATGGCAACTCAAATATTTGGGGAAATGCTTTTTTACCCTGGGACAGATTGCTCTTGCTTAACAGAATTCCCTTCCCCGGAATCACTAAAAAATCGAGTTATTATATCAACGAAACCTCCGAAAGAACGTTTTAAGTCCAACCGTATCAAGGACAATCCTATGCTGAATGAAAGTGATTCATCTGAAGAAGAAACATGGGGAAATGAATCTCCAGACTCTAACAAGAACGAAGTGGAGACTGAGGACACC CAGAATGGAAGCGATCGTGATGAGGGAAATGTAAGTGCATGTGAATGTGACCATAAACCATATCAGGAGTGTTCACCTGATTACAAACACATAATTACTATCCATAATACGAAGCTCAAGGGATGCATGAAGGATAAATTGAAAACAGACGGTGAAGTTAGACGCCTAAGTTGGAGTGAGAAGACCCTTGAAAAGGCTTCAGAATCTCATGGAACAGATATTCTTAG GTTCACACAGAAAAATATCCTCAGGGTTTACCCAAGTGCAATGCGTGTCAAATCCTCAAATTTCAAGCCACATATTGGGTGGATGTACGGGGCTCAAATGGTTGCATGCAATATGCAG GGGCTTGGCAAATCGCTCTGGTTGATGCAGGGTATGTTCAGGGCAAATGGAGGCTGTGGTTATGTAAAGAAGCCTCAATTTCTAATGGAGAAGCATCAATGTGACAATGAGTTTGATCCTACAAGGATACAGTCAGTGAAGAAGAAGACATTAAAG GTAAAAGTATACATGGGACACGGTTGGAGCTCAGATTTCAGTCCTACACACTTTGACAAATGCTCCCCGCCGGACTTTTACACTAAG GTCCGTATTGTTGGAATGCCAGCTGATGTtgcaaagaagaaaacaaaggttATGATGGATGATTGGTTTCCTGTTTGGGATGAAGAatttgaattctctttaattgttCCAGAGCTTGCATTGCTTCTGATACAAGTAAAGGACAAAGATCCTGGAAAGGATGACTTTGCTGGACAGACATGTTTGCCAGTGTCAGAGCTAAAACATGGATTTCGTTCAGTCCCTTTATATAACAAAAAGGGTGAGAAATTTAAATCTGTAAAGCTGTTGATGCGGTTTCAGTTTGAATGA